The following coding sequences are from one Mastomys coucha isolate ucsf_1 unplaced genomic scaffold, UCSF_Mcou_1 pScaffold9, whole genome shotgun sequence window:
- the Haus4 gene encoding HAUS augmin-like complex subunit 4 produces the protein MASGDFCSPGEGVETLQQVCDKQFPPCALTEEDLIQNPYFSKLLLSLSQHVDESGLSLTLAKEQAQAWSEVRLRKTAWLRYEILQRVIQELLVDYYVKAQDTNLTSEDKKFHETLEQRLLVTELTQLSGPGQETEMPPLLGLEKADLLELMPPSQDFVWMKARLQLEMEEQLKRKCFTLLCYHDPSSDTDGDKLKAAKVWALTEVLVREKQQCLEAKGQQKEQLILLEKKRTTYSQVLLRCLRLLQRLFQEHRLKTQSELDRINAQYLEIKCSAMILKLRMEELKVLSDTYSAEKVEVHRLIRDRLEGAIRLQEQDIEKSRLVLHTYEVLGEDFENLVKEYTQLKLAADNKRWALQEFSKSYR, from the exons ATGGCATCTGGAGATTTCTGCTCACCTGGAGAAGGTGTGGAGACACTGCAGCAAG tgtgtgacAAGCAGTTCCCTCCGTGTGCCCTGACGGAGGAGGATCTCATACAGAATCCGTATTTCAGCAAGCTGTTGCTTAGTCTCTCTCAGCATGTGGATGAAAGTGGCTTAAGCCTCACACTGGCCAAGGAGCAGGCTCAG gCATGGAGTGAAGTTCGGCTTCGTAAGACAGCATGGCTAAGGTATGAGATCTTACAGAGAGTTATCCAAGAGCTGCTCGTGGACTACTATGTGAAGGCCCAAGATACAAACCTGACCTCGGAAGACAAAAAG tttcatgagaccCTTGAGCAGCGGCTGCTCGTAACTGAGCTGACACAACTCTCAGGTCCTGGGCAGGAGACAGAGATGCCCCCACTGCTAGGGCTGGAGAAGGCCGACCTTCTGGAACTCATGCCGCCCTCACAG GACTTCGTGTGGATGAAAGCTCGGCTCCAGCTGGAGATGGAGGAGCAGCTGAAGAGGAAATGCTTCACGCTGCTGTGCTACCACGACCCCAGTTCAG ATACTGATGGAGACAAGCTGAAAGCAGCGAAAGTGTGGGCGCTGACGGAGGTCCTGGTCAGGGAGAAGCAGCAGTGCCTGGAGGCCAAGGGCCAGCAGAAGGAGCAGCTGATATTGCTGGAGAAGAAGAGGACCACCTACTCCCAG GTGCTTCTCCGCTGCCTCAGGTTGTTGCAGAGGCTTTTTCAGGAGCACCGGCTGAAGACTCAGTCCGAGCTAGACCGCATCAATGCCCAGTACCTGGAGATCAAGTGCAGTGCTATGATCCTTAAGTTGAG GATGGAGGAGCTGAAGGTCTTGTCTGACACTTATAGTGCTGAGAAGGTGGAAGTGCATCGCCTCATTAG GGACCGACTGGAGGGAGCCATTCGCCTCCAAGAGCAGGACATAGAGAAGTCGAGACTGGTCCTACACACCTATGAGGTCCTGGGAGAAGACTTTGAGAACCTGGTGAAGGAGTACACCCAGCTCAAACTGGCAGCCGACAACAAGCGTTGGGCACTCCAGGAGTTCAGCAAGTCCTACCGCTGA